The Micropterus dolomieu isolate WLL.071019.BEF.003 ecotype Adirondacks linkage group LG14, ASM2129224v1, whole genome shotgun sequence DNA segment ATGTCTGCACTGAAACAAGACATTATTCTTCCTCTCTACCTCCTTAGCCACAGccagaaatgtgttttcaggaAATAGCAAGTAAATGAGGAAATGAAGCCCAGCAAAGAAGAACTGTCTCAGCATGATATATCCCCGtcttgtttgtgtatttgtattgaTAGATCTGAGAACGCGTTGGCTAATCTGTAGCCAGTGTTGGAGTAGTCActcaaaaaaagtaaaatattacacattactagttactttttttaaagtaaagccTTTTTTTTAGGAGATTactcactgctgaaagtaactagttacactaatagttacattacttttggattactgcaCAACATCACCTGTGATGCACAGTAACTGCCAAATAACAAGTTACACCTCATATATCctcagatcaacacaaatccttattaTAATGAGAACATAGCATGATCTCTTTTTTATGCTCTTTAATATTACAAAGCTGAcaacaaagttgtgaacatcagcccaacatttatcaagagaagaacaaggtGACAGTACAGCACTATAATGCTTCAAACTTTAATTGGACATTtcattggaaacatttattttttaaataatgaatttcattacaATACAACATAACTCAAAATAGGTTGTCATTCCAACCGGTGCAAATattatttgttgaaaataatatcaataaaaaaataagacactgGCCCCCTTCACAATATCAGATGATGGTGAGActtcaaaggaaaaacagacCAAACCCACAAAACAAACTTACTGTAGCTCACCAGCCGAACTATGGCTTTAAAGTAGATTTTTCCCTCTTACTGGACATGCTTATCAAAGAAGTGGTTATAAATCGTTTGTCAGACAACCTGTTCCCCATTGCAGTCAGCACAAGACTGCCCAGGCTAAAGAGCCTTCCTTAACTAAGTAGCTTCCATTGAGGAAACCAAGGTCATATTTTCAGTATCatttctgtgaatatattttaatcacTTCTTGAAAATTACACATGGCAGGTTTCTTACTTTTTATAATCACAGCAATTttttttagacaaaaaaaactaatagaGACATGAATGAAATTAGAATAAAACAGGAATTTAGTATTTTCTTCATTATGATTATATTCCTGACAGTGTTTTGAAGGTTTTGAAAACAAAgtcagttaatttttttttattttttttattttgatgccTAGTTAAAAATTAGTTAAGTTTGGGTATGTTAGAGTTGTATGTTGTGACAGACTGAATCAAAACATCTTGAAGGATTCttctttgcaaagaaaaaaattttGGACTTTCCCAGATACAGCGTGGAGATACCTGtccaatttattcattttaaaaccaaatctTCATTACTGAGCACTTCTCCACGTATCACATATTATTGGCGATACAATAAAAATGGGCCTGCGACCCATTTTGGGTCCCGACCCTTAAGTTTGGGAAACATGGCTCTAGGGTAATTAGGACTCCTGACCTTGACACtgtttagccatgctagcggtgTAGCTCAAGGATGGCACGGCCGGTCCACCACTTTGTCCAAGACTGACAGATGTtgacaactgttggatggattgccatgaaatttgtcCAGATATTCATGGTCCTCAGAGGAAAAGACACCAATTGTCATGCTGATTTTAGCATTTACCTTAAAGCACCGGCCTAAATACAGAGAGCTGTAGACTTTAGGGGTTTCCACATATTTTGCAAAATGCCTTCTTCCTctgaacacacagaaacataaggGCTGTATGACGTGTCGTCAACTTTAAAACTGCATCACTTTTCCCTTACGCCCTCCACTTAACAGTTAGCCTACCCAGGAGCTGATGGCAACATGATCCCCTTCCCTCCGGGCCCTCTGGACCAGAACGTGGTGGACAGCCAGGCGGTGGAGCTGGACTACATTAATTCCACTTATTCTCGTGGCCACCTGAACCCCAGCCTTCACCACCAGAGCCATGAGGACCGCGCCGCCACCTTCACCCTCACTAATGTGGTCCCTCAGAAGGCCGGCTCCAATGACGGGCCCTGGGAATTCCTGGAGCAGACTGTCAACAAAACCTTAGCGGCCTACTGTCTGGGAGAGGCTCACACCGTGACCGGGATCATCCCTTACCAGAGCGACGATCACTGGCTCAAGAATCATCGCGTGGCTGTGCCTGAGTACATGTGGTCCGCCTACTGCTGCCCAAACTACAACCACAGTCTTCCAGAAAATCTGagggctgcatttcccacataCGCTGCCATTGGTCGCAATGACCGCAACAGCACTGAGGATATTGTGCCTGTTGATAAGACAGCTAAGAAACAGTTCCGGGGATATGACGTCAGACAAATGCCACTGGAAACACTTGAGATGTATCTGAAGGACAGGTTCAATACGgttgtcagtgttttttatgAGCAGTGCTCTGGATCAGACTGATCCTGCACAGATggagacacaagtacacacagaTTACATTATTGTATACTTTATTTGTATCTTTGAAAACTCATACAAATGAGTCATATGATCTCCCACCACTAAGGTTTGGTTAGGGTTAGATgcaaaaactacttggtaaaGATTGtgttaaaatagttaaaagaaaacaacactgacTTCAAAGGACTGTAGTTGTTTCTCTAAAAGAAATTTAGGAAAAATGCAGAAAGTAAAAGAATCATCTAATGTCTTCATCTTTTATTTAATTGACCTTTAATGAACTGACAAAACTGCTGCAAGATTTTTTACTGGTGTGCTGccttttttctgtatttgtgcatgtgAACAGTGGACAGCTCTTTGCTCTTTCCAGCTTTACTCCTGACAGAAAACAGGCGTACTTGTCCTGTCACATAAATaagcttatttattttcttgcaaagagttaaatgagaagattgatgctCTTTTtcatatctgtctgttaaatataaagGTGGAGCAgaaggttagcttagcttagcataaagactggaaactagcagctagcctggctctgtccaaatgtcaaaagaaaacaatctaCCTACAAACATCTGAAAAGCTCACTGATTAATATGtcttatcttgtttgtttaaaaaacgtACTTACTAAATAACTGAATTGATGATGCTAGTGTAGACACTGGTTTAAGTATATAAACAGAATACACAGGATACTGTATACATGTTGTACTTTTGACCACTAGGTGGTGATATTTACATGCCAACTTCTGTTGCAGCTGGAGGGAAGTTTCATCTTTTGGAATATGTAAGTAATATAAAGGAACACCAGACCTCATTTTCTTGGAAATCAATTTGTCTTTTATCTTATTATTTACTAAATAATGTCAATGATTgatgtcattttgttttataatctATTTGTATCATGTTAATTTCTGTAAGGCGCTGCTGGTGGAGGCTTTCTGAACATGTATCTTATAAGTAGAAATTATATTTGTGCTTTAAATCAAGAACAAAATATAAGCTGATAAATTGCAAAGACTCATGACTTTATTGCAGACGGTACAGTAGCACAGGTGTCCAAAGCGCTAAACATAATATGCAACACTACACACTGGTCGGAAATGAATGCACTCTTTGCTGTGCTCATGGATTCCTACAGCCAGACAGTTCTTGCTAACGTTATGGTCAAAGGGCATGGAGAACATTATTGCCATTGTCTCTGTAGCACAGTTGTTTTGCCTCTCTAACGCTTTGGCGCTGAACCTGGTGAGGTTGCACACCTTTGTTTTCATTGGGTGGGCTGTAGCAGTTGCCAAGCCCCAAGAAAACTCTTTTTTGCGAGgcaaaacaataaagaaaagaagcaaaataaaggcaaaactACATAATGAATGGGTccactttattttaatgtgtactctttttttacaacatactcAACAATGTAATCTTGTCTTCTAAGTCTTGCACTTACTTTGGGTCATCTAGGCAGGAGTTATTGGTGATGTTGGTGATCTCAATGGTTCTGCTGATTCACTCATGTTGTTGCTCATAAAGGCTGCGACAGCACGGGAGATGTGTTACAACGCAGtttcatatatactgtatatactgctGTTAATAGCAGTGCTTCATCCTTCTCCATCACAATTCACAAAATTTACCTCCAATAAAGCACATGACACCTGCTTAGCTGTTGGGATCACAGGTGTGTTGCTCATTTATTGTAATCATTTTACTGCAAAGTGAGTTATGTTTTATGCTATGTCTACTGACGAGATGTAAAACTTTTAATTTTGTTACCTGCTGTTACTGCAAACATCTGTGATCATGTGTGATGATATAAATTAAAGATGATTAAAAAAGGGACATCCatgattttatcatttaaagCACCAATACGTGACATGAATGACTAAATTGCACGTAGGTTTTCAGGAATATTTGCGTCGACTGTGTTCTTACAATTGATTGCACACCAGTGCATTTGCTTATTCTCACAGAATTACAGACTCATCCGCCCATAATAGTCCTACCCTCATCAGACATGCAGGCCCTGAAGTCCACCATGCCTCACTTGTACCTCAAGTCTGAGTTGTTGGCATCAGACGCACAAAGTGGGTGAAATCCTTTCCCTTGCACATGAGGTCGTACAGCTTCTTTTTGATGCCTTGTATCTTTTCAAAGATGCCCACCACCATCTTGTTCTTGTAGAAGTTATAGTCAAACGGCACTGAGAACCTAGCTATCAGCTCATTGCAGTGGCTgacgcacacacaaataaacaaaccacCTCGGTCTTGGCTGTGTGCACGGTCGACTGCGCAGGGCTGATGACGGAGCCGGTTTCCATGAACCTCCTGGAGGATAGAAGAGGGTAGATGCAGTCATGAGTGGTGCAAGAAGTACTTTCAGTATTTACTTAACAAATAttcaattacaagtaaaagtcctgcattttaaATTCTACTTGCAGTAGTCTTATGAGCTGAATTATCTTTAGTgtcaaaatagaaaaaaatgtcCATTCTACTGAGAAATAATTTTACACATTATGAGATTTTAATTTTGATGCACTAATAGGGagcattttactgctgcagctgctcgAGACGGAgctaactactttatatatacTGTTAcatagtttagtccagtggttcccaacctagggCTCCTGCCTCCTCCAAAGTGTCTTGGCAAGTTCTTTTGCACTAATCTGTTTTTCCTTTATGAATTTCTTTTCCCTTTGTCCTGTTCTTGTGTTggatcattttaaatatttaggcctgaaacatttatttaaataaaaccatctttaaaatatttagaGGTGTCTCTTTGGCGGGAACAAGTCTTAGCCATGTGAAACATGATTAGGGGACCCAACGCTGCTTTTTGGTAAATAGTCACGAGCCAAAAAGGTTGGAAAACACTGGACTAGACTGACTGTATGTGAAGTAGATGAAACAAGTTCCAGCTGCAACAgtaaatgcacaaacacattgatacaatataataacaataacaataatataactattattgtttaaaaataatataacataactCACATGGGCGTATTTTATTCCAACGATACTTCTGTGAGTTTACTaggattttaattgttttaacaagtgcttcttccaccactgcagacACAGACTTATTCTCAGTGCATGCATTTTGTTTGACTgtaggaggaaaggaggagacacTTAATGTGATTGGGGATAAAGACCTCTTACTGTCTGTAATGCAGTAGTATATTTCTAACCATTGCATCATAGTGCCATCCAGCacgcaaaaaaataaatcacgcTACATCCTGGTGGCCCAGGGGTGATATGTTTAATGAACTCTGGTATACGGTCATTGTTCCTGTGTGTTGTTTGCTGTCCCAGGACTATGCTGCATGTCACTGCAACAGATCTCACGCACTTTATgactatttaaaatgtgttttactttgtgtcGCCAAACAAGGGAGGAAACTCAATTACACAATTTGACTCAAATATAAACAGCTTGAACAAAGGTAGCATATGGACATGCAGTATGCGCAGTATTCagtgggatacaaaataaatttaatttcagtCTACAGATCTTCACCAAACCTCCTGTTTCTGTCGAGAGTTTTAATTGCAGTCGGTCCAGATTCATTAAGTCCAGCTAATTAAACGAGTTTATTTCCAGCTCTGTCACAGTTAGACAGAATGGAAACACCCAAATTATcatgcttttctgttttctaaCTGCTTATTCTCTGTGCGAGGAGACAGCGACTCCCTGTAGTGCTATTTTATTAAACATGCAAATCAGTGAGAACCCATCCGCATACTAGAAACGTGTGCTGATGGCCTTCTTAAGGGAAGGAAGACCACACGCATACAGTACATTTCTTATTTATTCAAACAAACAGCTTTTGCCTTCATCAGGTACCAGCAGCAGTCATTTACTCCTCCATCGTTTgcacattgtttttattgtttttttgcacatttctgtccttgttgtctctgtctctcctcatgATGTATTTCTACTTGAGTTGTCATATCTAAACGCTGCTTGGTACTATACTATTTTGCATAAATTTGCACAAATGTTATTCTCTCTTTTGATTATTGCAATAGCACTTACCAACTGACCTACCTCTCTGAAGGCACCTCACCTTGCACAAATTGTATGTAGACGCTCTACAgcatattgtatttttgtaccTATGCATTTAATGTGTAATTGTATTTTGTACTGCATGATTGTGCTATATCTTGGCCAGGTTGCCGTTGCAAATGAGAATCTGTTCTTAATCTTAAACCTGGTTGAATacaggtgaaataaaaaaaaaataaaagaaagttaGAAACCACCAAATAGACACAAGACACCCTGTAGAATAATTACAGCATCCAGAAGTCACGTCATCATCgctgtcacctgtgttgttaCCTTTCTTTAATTTTTACTACATTAGCACCATCTTGTGGTCAAATCCAAACAGGCaggaaaagaaagacattttcacTCCACTACAGTCATGGGgatatattgtacttttatttgtcttttttggtTAGTCCTACTTTACAAATTTGGATTATctgacacacaaaacacatgaaaatgtaCAAATGCAGCTGCTGTTGGATAAAAGTgggaaggtgtcactttgggctctgggtaattgtgatggcatttctcactattttcagaattattccaaaccaaacaatcagttgattaattgtgaaaataattagcagattaatccagaaggaaaataatcattagctgcagtcctattgaaaatagtttaaaatgagctccagctcaacaactTCAGCactaaaatcctgcttttacatgaatgcatgatgatgacaacattttatgtacttttactttttaaattttcaatgcagtactttagtagagtatttttacagtgtggtgttGAGTGTAAAAGGAAGCATAGAAgaattatttacaaaaatgaacATGTGGCTGAATATTTGCGttgaacacaaacagaaaatctgGATTTCAGAACACAAACGTGCAGTTTTGGTTACGAGATTTAAAATTTTCTGCAGCCACTCTTTCTGTTGTCTGCTCTTCGAACTTGTTTCAACAGTAAGAAAGTCGTTTGACTAAAGCGAGGCCAAAAAACTCCACACATTGCTTTTAAAAACCTGAACCCACTGTTGTCACTTAATTAAGAGCTAGAGATGTTTTTTGTGAGCTATTTGACTTTGATCATCTTGTTCTGATGTACTAGaaaccagtggtggaatgtaactagggacatttactaaaataatgcattttGATGTAATTGAGAATTTCCACTTCACGCTACTTTATTCTACTGCAATACATTTCAGGGggaaatattgatttttttttttttacatacaaaaaacaCAGGATATGCTTATATGATGAAGTACTATACTATCTACCCAGAAGTATACAAAGTACCTACAATTATGTCCACATGGACAAACTAAAGctttaaaatgttctaaaatgtattcattagtgataaaaaaacaaattatgtaaTACTCTAAAATATTATAACAGCCATTCTTTATAATGAGTAATTTTACtgttgatactttaagtacatttttctgataatacttctgtacttttactaaaATAACACTGTGAATTCAGGACTTCAACTTAGACAATagtatctgagtacttcttccaccgtTGCTAGAAACTGAATCGATTGTCTTTTCCCCCGATGCTTTAGATTTGACCACAAGAAGGGCCTGAAATGGTAAAAATCAATAAACAGGCAGGTGACACAGGTGATGGCTCGATTACTGGATGATCTGATGATTATTGTATGCTTTGTACATGTCAACTGAAAATACATAAAGTGGATTTTTAGACATTACTTTTGTTTGTCCCTGATGGAGCTGAATACCTGAATAAAGAAGAAGTcaatacaaagaaaagaataaGTCCTTCAAGCTGATTCAAAAGGAGGCAAATGATGGAAGAAGTATACAgagcttttacttaagtagcaATACCCCAAATACTAcctttctgtttcctgtcagtgattcacttttacatttgatgtttctggattaatattactgctgAATTAAAGCATTTTACTGATTTAGGTGTTGAAGGTTAagctcattttaactactttatatccTAAAGCAATACACCACATTAAATAAGATCATCACATGTTTTTAGAGTCGCTGTCCTGAGACATCTCTAAAGCGTAaacttttcatgagctcagaGAAACAGCCCGTTTTCAGCTTTGTCATTATGCATTTTCCAGCAGGTCTAAGGGAGGTTTAAATAGATTATTTAGTTTAAGAAGTAGGCCCATAAAGGAACTCTTTATCAGAAACATGCACAATAGGACGTAATGAACCAGTAAAAATCAGATAAAAGTTAGGCAGTAATACTTCAAGAAgatataaaacaacataaaaagacacattccaccactgcaggtcacatatatatttttgttctcCACAATCATCCTTTTGATACATCCTTAATCGCAGAGTGAAAATACCTCAGTTGGTTGGTTGAAAAAGTACGAATTTGTCCAAGGCAACTCGACCAAACTCTGAATCTATCTGATGGCCTTAGGTAGTAATTCAATTCCACACAGACGCCAACACAAGAGCACAGTTTCTGCTTAAAAAGcataaagagagagggagagagagcatcTTTTTATGAATCAGTGCAACATTTAATTATTAGTCTGCCTGTGTCTGTCAGTGCTATTAGGGTTATTTTGGAACTTTTACAACATCATAAAAGCAACAATTCAGGCTATAAAACATTGTAATGGAGCTTTATTAGGCAGCCAATAGTAGGAGAAAGATAGTTAAAGGCTATAACAGTcagtttttgatttatttatttgtaacaaTTTAAGTGTGTAAAACACCTTTTTCAATGTGGTCTTTGGTGTAAAACAGCATAGGcctatataaaacataataaatagtATGAAGTAGGTATACATATGTTTACTACAATCTACTGTGTGAAAGTTTAGTTGCGATTACCACATATTCATGGAAGTGCAATACTccaaaaaaatagaaaaactgtttcttttcttaatagacaacaatatgaacaaaaaaaaataaatctctgCTAAAaactttgtaaagaaaaaacaaaaacatacaaactaacaaacaaacaatatatatatactatatctAAAAATAATATACCAGTAGTACCAAATATCATAGAACAACTGTACAAGTATGAAATAACGtgacacagcagagacaaagctacatttgaaattgaaaaataGGTTAAATGAACAGCGCTTTAGCAAGTTTTAGCTAATTAACTACCAATCatgtacattttgaattatttctgaccacattcaaaaacaagttGTACAGTCAGATCGTTTGGATGTATTTGTTACCATTCACAAAAAACAATGCAGACTTGATGTGATAGATTACATCTggtccaaaaaaacaaaatggttaaCTGTGAGACTTCTTTACCCTGTCACCGACTCTCAGCCCCAAGCCCACTGGTTCCTACTGAGGATCTCTAAAACAAccctcacaaatatatagttcaattttttttaaaggctcagtaatttcctaaaacagctagTCTCTGTgctatttattaaacatttctcATACTAGAGGAAACAGTACATTTgttagggactattttcagcggtggatgaatccacatgttgTGCTTTAGTGAgtgtttggggcagcaggatCTGGGACTGAGtctaaataaactacagtgtgtgtgtgtgttcaaggtgatgaaggaacatggtCCCCAGTGCAACAGTGATGTGTTTTTAGCCACGTTAGCAAATTGGCTATAGAGAAGGCATTGCTGACCCACCACTTTGGTCACATGACGATGTGTCATAATAACTTTTGTGATCCCCTCActtcaatgcgtcataactgacgctttcagacagcgtgacaaagcataattattttacgctaaaggcACCCTTGAGTGTCCTTGAGAAACGCCACCGTTTCACCCAGCagcacaaaggaggctaaccctacctgctagctagtgcacagctgtagggttagccggtcgacgtgcataaagtcagtgactttggtttaggtactaacatttctgatggttgtggttagggtagggggcttcggggttctgtcaacacctttaacacaaacgtagctagctagctagctagtacTTCCGGTCTGTACAAAACGCCCCAGAGAGTCTCATAGAGACGaagctgaagggtacctttggcGTTTTGTCACTtcttctgaaagcgttggtattggacgccctgagatgagaatggtCACAGCAGGTTGACATTCTCGGTTCGAAGTAAAATGTCTAATTTATCCAATACTTTGagcaaatacctgcaaaaataATGACTTTTGCATCAGGCTCTGCTGTATTTTAcgtcctttttgttttgtgcttaTTAGCActttttagcatgctaacacgctgatCAGCATATCCCTGTGAATCACGTTAGCGTACTGACAATATCAACTACATCAACAGCCTGACTATACAGCCTGATACACAAAACGACGTGTTAGTAGGAtacattcattgttgttttgtgactttttattaagaaaaatagaaaatggtAACGAGCAGCACCAACAGTTCATGTCCTCAGGTCACTTTTGAGGGAACATGGAGC contains these protein-coding regions:
- the LOC123982984 gene encoding endonuclease domain-containing 1 protein-like, with the protein product MAHFYSLAVLAFTGGWCLCAADVGDFAPCLQVFYKSWPPKGLTGTPICQRYYNQYRFATLYSRPRRSPWFSAYLYTVPAGKRPTSSWKFEPQLAYPGADGNMIPFPPGPLDQNVVDSQAVELDYINSTYSRGHLNPSLHHQSHEDRAATFTLTNVVPQKAGSNDGPWEFLEQTVNKTLAAYCLGEAHTVTGIIPYQSDDHWLKNHRVAVPEYMWSAYCCPNYNHSLPENLRAAFPTYAAIGRNDRNSTEDIVPVDKTAKKQFRGYDVRQMPLETLEMYLKDRFNTVVSVFYEQCSGSD